From one Branchiostoma floridae strain S238N-H82 chromosome 3, Bfl_VNyyK, whole genome shotgun sequence genomic stretch:
- the LOC118410831 gene encoding uncharacterized protein LOC118410831 yields the protein MPEELGTNLNRPFSSNTMTQQFGRETQFYHPFAIGVSREHVYVADRAGRGRVQCFTFRGEFVSYFDLRFKKEEDSEAINGIDGHEEDETHEDEMEVTDLETWRQLELEVESGALIVDGKGKVVFVGRGKPCGMEEYTSMECTPVIYAHNPATEQATITQITGVIVSKIEDARLLPNGCIALADQNQVHLLDPAGCIMSSLDLYHPEVFPENASETCTCGNDTGQGSFIRYPVRFTACKQDQCILLPVSITKYGEIKVLDCRKQTVCFQFGSLGFCDGQFNGTANCSGPYNYPRDLCVDIWGRILVSDYGNCRIHMFDREGRFIKHVVTKGSGLHTPIAVRTSRDSRVVVLNAAPPYVQIFPYEP from the coding sequence ATGCCAGAAGAGCTGGGGACAAATTTGAACAGACCCTTCTCTAGCAATACCATGACACAACAATTTGGACGAGAGACGCAGTTCTACCACCCGTTTGCAATAGGGGTGTCTCGTGAGCACGTATATGTTGCAGATCGGGCAGGGAGAGGCCGTGTTCAATGCTTCACCTTCCGTGGGGAGTTTGTGAGCTACTTTGACTTGAGGTTTAAGAAGGAAGAGGACAGTGAGGCGATCAACGGAATTGATGGACACGAGGAGGATGAAACGCATGAGGATGAGATGGAAGTGACTGATCTGGAGACATGGAGACAGCTAGAGCTAGAGGTGGAAAGTGGTGCGCTGATTGTCGACGGCAAGGGCAAAGTTGTGTTTGTGGGACGCGGAAAACCGTGTGGAATGGAGGAGTACACCAGCATGGAATGCACACCTGTAATCTATGCTCACAATCCTGCCACCGAGCAGGCAACGATCACCCAGATCACTGGCGTGATTGTTAGTAAAATCGAGGATGCACGACTTCTTCCTAATGGCTGCATTGCACTTGCTGATCAGAATCAAGTTCATCTCTTAGACCCAGCGGGGTGTATCATGTCGAGTTTAGACTTGTACCATCCAGAGGTGTTTCCCGAGAATGCATcagagacatgtacatgtggcaaTGACACAGGCCAAGGATCCTTCATACGCTATCCCGTACGTTTCACGGCATGCAAGCAAGACCAGTGCATTCTGCTACCCGTGTCGATTACAAAGTATGGCGAGATCAAAGTCCTGGATTGCAGGAAACAGACGGTTTGTTTCCAGTTTGGTTCCCTCGGATTCTGCGACGGACAGTTCAACGGAACGGCAAATTGCAGCGGACCTTACAACTATCCCCGCGACTTGTGTGTGGACATTTGGGGACGGATCCTGGTTAGTGACTATGGTAACTGCCGCATACACATGTTTGACAGAGAGGGGAGGTTCATTAAGCATGTTGTGACAAAAGGGAGCGGACTGCACACGCCCATAGCAGTCAGAACTTCCCGCGACAGTAGGGTGGTGGTGCTCAATGCTGCTCCTCCTTATGTTCAAATTTTCCCCTACGAACCTTAA